The following DNA comes from Candidatus Eisenbacteria bacterium.
AAAATTCACCAATTCCAGTTCGTAATCAGGCTAACCTGCTGGTAATACATCAATTCGAAAAACTACAGATCAAATTTCGGGGAAAGTCCTGTTATCTTCACACAATCATCCTTTCAAACCCAATCAGTGCAACAAATATTCCCAGTGCAAAATGCATTGATCGGATTGACGCCCCGTAGATTCTATGCTAGTGTCAGAAAAGTGAGAAACATAGACTATATGGGTCGCGTGAAGCGCGCCCGGCGGCTTTTGAAGGATTTTGAGCTTGACTGCCTTCTGATTCCGCCATCAGCCGATCTTCTCTATCTAACCGGGATCAAGAAAACGCAGAGCGAACGGCTGTTCCTTTTCGTGGTTCCGAGAAAAGGTATTCCCTGTTTCCTTGCCCCTACCCTGGAAAAGGACTTCATAAAATCCTCCACCGATTCTTGTCTGATCTTCACGTGGGAGGACGGGAAGAACCCTATTTTCCCTCTGGTCGATATTCTCGAAGCTTATGGTTCAGGACGGGGAAGAACGGCCGTCGGAGACGAGCTTTGGAGTTGCCATCAGCTGGAAATGACCGGAGTACTCAGGCGCGTTCAATTCGTCTCCGCTTCTCCGGTCATGAGCCGCCTCAGGTCCGTCAAAGAGCCGGCGGAGCTTCAGCTTATGAGGAAAGCCGCCCGTCTGACCGAGAATGTGCTTGCCTCCACCCTAAGGGTTATCACCCCTGGAATGAGGGAAGAAGAGATAGCGGCTATCATACTCGACGCTTTGGGCAGGAGCGGCCTTGATGAGCCCTGGGCTATTGTAGCCTCAGGTCCCAATTCGGCGATTCCGCATCACAATTCCGGGGCACGAAAGCTCAGGAGGCTCGAACCGCTTCTTCTGGACATTGGAGGTACCTACAAGGGGTACAACTCCGATATCACGAGAACGTACCATGTGGGACCGCCAGAAAGGAAGTTCCTGGAAATCTACGGGATTGTTCTTGAGGCAAACCGAATTGGAAGAGCGAAATCGAAACCCTCTGTCAAAGCATTTCAGATCGACAGCGCCGTCAGGGATTCAATCGACAAGAGGGGGTTTGGAGAGTTCTTTACTCACAGAACCGGTCACGGAATCGGTCTCAGGGGACACGAAGAGCCGTACATTGTGAACTCCTCCGCCGAAAGACTCCGTAGAGGGATGACCTTCTCCATAGAGCCGGGAATCTACATCCCCGGCAGATTCGGCGTGAGGATTGAGGACATCGTCGCCCTGACTGACAAAGGCTCCGAGTCCCTCACAAGATTCAGCCGGGCTCTGAGAATA
Coding sequences within:
- a CDS encoding Xaa-Pro peptidase family protein — its product is MGRVKRARRLLKDFELDCLLIPPSADLLYLTGIKKTQSERLFLFVVPRKGIPCFLAPTLEKDFIKSSTDSCLIFTWEDGKNPIFPLVDILEAYGSGRGRTAVGDELWSCHQLEMTGVLRRVQFVSASPVMSRLRSVKEPAELQLMRKAARLTENVLASTLRVITPGMREEEIAAIILDALGRSGLDEPWAIVASGPNSAIPHHNSGARKLRRLEPLLLDIGGTYKGYNSDITRTYHVGPPERKFLEIYGIVLEANRIGRAKSKPSVKAFQIDSAVRDSIDKRGFGEFFTHRTGHGIGLRGHEEPYIVNSSAERLRRGMTFSIEPGIYIPGRFGVRIEDIVALTDKGSESLTRFSRALRIL